One Pectobacterium polaris DNA window includes the following coding sequences:
- the nifM gene encoding nitrogen fixation protein NifM, with protein sequence MLAWQRFSEWRLAQKMWNTTPTQLPVDRQRLLQQQLARQLLLEQAVVEAAQKSVAAVTPELVQAVTHELEPDLRQSGLSAADRTAVIQHHVLMAGQLASISEQVPLPTSAEVERWYQRHAARFCRPEQRLTRHILLTTGDDDAEAVNRQLLVLRRQLQSDTAAFATLAERHSQCPTALEGGLLGWVSRGLLFAPLEQVLFTLHEGELSAPVATDIGWHLLLCEAIRPEMPMEQEDALAKAYDHLLLQRQKEQQRQWLAQLVVNRE encoded by the coding sequence ATGTTGGCCTGGCAGCGCTTCAGCGAATGGCGTCTGGCGCAAAAAATGTGGAACACCACACCGACGCAATTGCCGGTAGATCGCCAGCGGCTTCTCCAGCAGCAATTGGCTCGCCAGTTGCTGCTGGAACAAGCTGTGGTGGAGGCGGCGCAGAAAAGTGTCGCAGCGGTGACGCCAGAACTGGTGCAGGCGGTCACCCACGAGCTGGAACCTGATTTGCGGCAGTCTGGATTGTCTGCGGCCGATCGTACCGCGGTCATTCAACATCATGTGCTGATGGCAGGGCAGCTTGCGAGTATTTCCGAGCAGGTGCCGCTGCCGACCTCCGCAGAGGTTGAGCGGTGGTATCAGCGTCATGCCGCACGTTTTTGTCGCCCAGAACAGCGTTTAACCCGGCATATTCTGCTGACCACGGGGGACGACGATGCCGAAGCCGTCAACAGGCAGCTTCTTGTACTGCGTCGCCAGCTACAGTCGGATACCGCCGCGTTCGCGACGTTGGCCGAGCGCCATTCCCAATGTCCGACGGCGTTGGAGGGCGGTTTGCTGGGATGGGTTAGTCGTGGGCTGTTGTTTGCCCCACTGGAGCAGGTACTGTTTACGCTACACGAAGGAGAACTCAGCGCCCCCGTTGCGACTGACATAGGCTGGCACCTGTTGTTGTGCGAAGCGATTCGGCCGGAAATGCCGATGGAGCAAGAGGACGCGCTGGCAAAAGCCTATGACCACCTGTTGTTGCAGCGCCAGAAGGAACAGCAACGCCAATGGCTGGCGCAGTTGGTGGTAAATCGTGAATAG
- a CDS encoding nitrogen fixation protein NifZ: protein MIPRFAFGDAVRVVRSLRNDGTMAGMKRGELLVRRGTVGYVREWGVFLQDQLIYQVHFLDDDRVVGCREQELIAEAVPWHAGTFQYGDGVHSRQVLSINGEQVVDVGQRGQIFATGQGDRGDCYTVMFGERWFQVPASALELAEEDR, encoded by the coding sequence ATGATACCGCGCTTTGCATTTGGTGATGCGGTGCGCGTGGTGCGTTCACTGCGTAACGACGGCACGATGGCGGGCATGAAGCGGGGCGAACTGCTGGTGCGGCGCGGCACGGTAGGATATGTGCGTGAATGGGGCGTCTTTCTTCAGGACCAGCTGATCTATCAAGTGCATTTTCTGGATGACGATCGGGTCGTGGGCTGCCGTGAGCAGGAGCTGATCGCCGAGGCCGTGCCGTGGCACGCTGGGACTTTTCAGTACGGTGATGGCGTCCACAGCAGGCAAGTGCTCTCTATCAACGGTGAACAGGTGGTGGACGTCGGTCAGCGTGGACAGATTTTCGCGACGGGCCAAGGGGATCGGGGAGATTGTTACACGGTGATGTTTGGTGAGCGTTGGTTTCAGGTGCCGGCTAGTGCACTGGAACTGGCGGAGGAGGATCGCTGA
- a CDS encoding flavodoxin, with protein sequence MANIGIFFGTDTGKTRKIAKMIHQKLGDAADSPVNINRTSLDSFLSYSVLLLGTPTLGEGQLPGMEAGCENESWQEFIADLPGEALADKTVALFGLGDQQGYPDNFASGMKTLYDVVTACGAKVIGAWPNAGYDFNASAALVDDQFVGLVLDQDNQYDLTDERLDSWLETLKPAIG encoded by the coding sequence ATGGCGAACATTGGTATTTTCTTTGGCACCGATACGGGAAAAACCCGCAAGATCGCCAAAATGATTCATCAAAAATTGGGTGACGCGGCGGATTCGCCGGTCAATATCAACCGAACCTCTCTGGACAGTTTTCTCTCTTATTCGGTTCTGCTGTTAGGCACGCCGACGCTGGGTGAAGGCCAATTACCAGGCATGGAGGCAGGGTGTGAGAATGAGTCCTGGCAAGAGTTTATTGCTGATTTGCCGGGTGAAGCACTGGCGGACAAGACGGTGGCCTTGTTCGGATTGGGCGATCAGCAAGGCTATCCTGATAATTTTGCCAGCGGGATGAAAACCTTATACGACGTGGTCACCGCGTGCGGTGCCAAGGTTATCGGAGCCTGGCCGAATGCTGGGTATGACTTCAACGCCTCTGCCGCCTTGGTGGATGACCAGTTTGTCGGCTTGGTGTTGGATCAGGATAACCAGTATGACCTCACCGATGAACGGCTCGATAGCTGGCTGGAAACACTCAAACCCGCAATCGGCTGA
- a CDS encoding nitrogenase-stabilizing/protective protein NifW has product MEWFYQLPGVDELDSAEDFFDFFAVPYEAHILQTCSLSVLSDFHRRLRAAVPLRNTLEALQDADWQLARRLLAESYRCHQREVTS; this is encoded by the coding sequence ATGGAATGGTTCTACCAGTTACCCGGCGTTGATGAGCTAGACAGTGCGGAAGACTTTTTTGATTTTTTTGCCGTCCCTTACGAAGCCCATATCTTGCAAACCTGTAGCTTATCGGTGTTGAGTGATTTCCACCGCCGCTTGCGTGCGGCAGTCCCTCTGCGTAACACGCTGGAGGCATTACAAGATGCGGACTGGCAGCTTGCGCGTCGGCTGTTGGCGGAAAGCTATCGCTGCCATCAGCGGGAGGTGACGTCATGA